The following are encoded in a window of Epilithonimonas zeae genomic DNA:
- a CDS encoding acetyl-CoA hydrolase/transferase family protein: protein MVNYVSSEEAVSIIKSGDRIFGHGSACTPNLLYDELAKQSSRLSNVEMVSITQQGNVEIAKPQYKDNFYVNSLFTSTPVREAVNGENGDYVPIFLSEIPILFKNGILPIDVALITVSPPDNHGYCTLGTSVDVARSAIDTAKKIIAIVNPKMPRTHGDGMIHINRIEKLVWSEEDLLTIDYGSKVGAEEMLIGKHVAELIDDKATLQMGIGTIPDAVLKCLGNHKDLGVHTEMLSDGVIDLIKNDIINNKYKGTHTNRTITSFCFGTRRLYDFVDDNPSIAFMDVQHVNFPINIMKNKKMHAINSAIEIDLTGQVCADSIGTYQFSGIGGQMDFMRGAALSEGGKPIMALSSRTKKGVPRIVPFLKQGAGVVTTRGHIHYVVTEFGTAYLYGKNLRQRAKALIEISHPDDREMLDRAAYERFK from the coding sequence ATGGTCAATTACGTTAGTTCAGAAGAAGCGGTTTCAATCATAAAAAGCGGTGACAGGATTTTCGGACACGGCAGTGCGTGTACGCCTAATCTTTTGTATGATGAATTAGCAAAACAATCTTCCCGTTTGAGCAATGTGGAAATGGTTTCTATCACACAACAAGGGAATGTTGAAATTGCAAAACCTCAATATAAAGACAATTTTTATGTCAATTCATTATTCACTTCCACACCGGTTCGTGAAGCTGTGAATGGTGAAAATGGTGACTATGTTCCTATTTTTTTGAGTGAAATCCCCATTCTTTTCAAAAACGGAATTCTGCCAATTGATGTGGCTTTGATAACAGTTTCTCCGCCAGATAACCACGGTTATTGTACATTGGGAACTTCTGTAGATGTTGCGAGAAGTGCGATTGACACCGCTAAAAAAATCATTGCTATTGTTAATCCAAAAATGCCCAGAACACATGGCGATGGAATGATTCATATCAACAGAATCGAGAAATTGGTTTGGAGCGAAGAAGACCTTTTGACGATTGATTACGGTTCTAAAGTTGGTGCTGAAGAAATGCTGATTGGGAAACACGTTGCAGAATTGATTGATGATAAAGCCACTTTGCAAATGGGAATCGGAACTATTCCGGATGCGGTTTTGAAATGTTTGGGAAATCATAAAGACCTTGGTGTTCATACAGAAATGTTAAGTGATGGCGTGATTGATTTGATTAAAAATGATATCATTAACAATAAATATAAAGGAACCCATACCAATAGAACGATTACCAGTTTTTGCTTTGGGACCAGAAGATTGTATGACTTTGTAGATGATAATCCATCGATTGCTTTTATGGATGTTCAGCACGTTAATTTCCCGATTAACATTATGAAAAATAAAAAGATGCACGCTATCAATTCAGCAATCGAGATTGATTTGACTGGTCAGGTTTGTGCAGATTCTATCGGGACTTATCAATTCAGCGGAATTGGCGGGCAAATGGATTTTATGCGTGGTGCTGCTTTAAGTGAAGGTGGAAAACCAATTATGGCTTTATCTTCCAGAACCAAAAAGGGCGTTCCGAGAATTGTTCCTTTCCTGAAGCAAGGCGCAGGCGTTGTAACAACCAGAGGTCATATTCATTACGTTGTTACGGAATTTGGAACGGCTTATCTCTACGGTAAAAATCTCCGTCAAAGAGCAAAAGCTTTAATCGAGATTTCTCATCCGGATGATAGAGAGATGTTGGACAGAGCAGCTTACGAAAGATTTAAATAA
- a CDS encoding homogentisate 1,2-dioxygenase: protein MRYVQLGKVPQKRHTIFKSEEDQFYYEQLFGTEGFHGIASLLYHTYRPTQIKSIGNVKDVTPKIAVEKNVTPRMIKGAKVTAEDDFLESRKVLMLNNDLKMGLAKPRKSTNYFYKNAECDELLFVHEGKGILKTMLGNIDFSVGDYLIIPRGTIYQLEVESEKNVFFFIEAHSPIYTPKRYRNEFGQLLEHSPFCERDIVPPTFIEPKNEKGDFLIKVKKENQITDFIYATNPFDVVGWDGYFYPYKFNIKNFEPITGRIHQPPPVHQNFEAHNFVVCSFCARMYDYHPQAIPAPYNHSNIDSDEVLFYTEGDFMSRNHVDLMDFSLHPGGIVHGPHPGAMERSIGKKFTDEYAVMVDPFRPLKLTEEAIRVEDPTYKTSWLE, encoded by the coding sequence ATGAGATACGTTCAGCTAGGGAAAGTTCCTCAAAAAAGACACACGATTTTCAAGTCAGAAGAAGACCAGTTCTATTACGAACAACTCTTTGGGACAGAAGGTTTTCACGGGATTGCGTCGTTGCTTTATCATACTTATCGTCCGACTCAAATCAAATCGATTGGCAATGTAAAAGACGTCACACCAAAAATTGCGGTGGAAAAAAACGTCACGCCTAGAATGATAAAAGGTGCAAAAGTGACCGCCGAAGATGACTTTTTGGAAAGTCGAAAAGTTCTGATGCTAAACAATGATTTGAAAATGGGTTTGGCGAAACCAAGAAAATCGACAAACTATTTCTATAAAAATGCAGAATGCGATGAATTACTTTTCGTTCACGAAGGAAAAGGAATTCTGAAAACCATGCTCGGAAATATCGATTTTTCCGTCGGAGATTATCTCATTATTCCGAGAGGAACAATTTATCAATTGGAAGTAGAATCGGAGAAAAATGTCTTCTTTTTTATAGAAGCGCATTCGCCGATTTACACTCCAAAACGCTACAGGAACGAGTTTGGACAATTGCTTGAACATTCGCCGTTTTGTGAGCGTGATATTGTTCCACCCACTTTTATAGAACCAAAAAATGAGAAAGGCGATTTTCTGATTAAAGTCAAAAAGGAAAACCAAATCACGGATTTCATTTATGCCACGAATCCATTTGATGTGGTTGGTTGGGACGGTTATTTTTATCCTTACAAATTCAATATCAAGAACTTCGAACCGATTACTGGAAGAATTCATCAACCGCCTCCGGTTCATCAGAACTTCGAAGCGCACAATTTTGTGGTTTGCTCATTCTGTGCAAGAATGTATGATTATCATCCGCAAGCCATTCCTGCGCCTTACAATCATTCCAATATTGATTCGGATGAGGTTTTGTTTTACACAGAAGGTGATTTTATGAGCAGAAATCACGTCGACTTGATGGATTTTTCTCTTCATCCGGGCGGAATTGTGCACGGTCCGCATCCAGGTGCGATGGAAAGAAGTATTGGCAAAAAATTTACAGATGAATATGCGGTGATGGTTGACCCATTCCGGCCATTGAAATTGACTGAAGAAGCAATAAGGGTGGAAGACCCAACCTATAAAACGAGTTGGTTGGAATAA
- a CDS encoding Bax inhibitor-1/YccA family protein — protein MNDSLMVSQLSEIERAEFYRKTYMHVAVAILAFGAVEYLLLQAIPLETILSLVTGKYIWLAVIGIFWMVSMLATKLSFSVSKNTQYLGLGLFVLIEAVIFLPMLGIASLYAPQIITQAALVTLFMFAGLTATVFFTNKDFSFLRNIIVIGGFVALGVIVVGAIFGFNLGLWFSLAMVGLASASILYETYNIKNVYTKGQYVGAALQMFSSIMLLFWYILRIFLSRRD, from the coding sequence ATGAATGATTCGTTAATGGTTTCTCAGTTGTCAGAAATAGAAAGAGCAGAATTTTACAGGAAAACGTATATGCACGTCGCAGTCGCTATTTTGGCTTTTGGAGCGGTGGAATATTTATTGTTACAGGCGATTCCGTTGGAGACAATTTTGTCTTTGGTGACGGGAAAATATATTTGGCTTGCCGTGATTGGAATTTTTTGGATGGTGTCTATGCTAGCCACAAAATTATCTTTCTCTGTGTCCAAAAACACACAATATTTGGGATTGGGACTGTTTGTTTTGATAGAAGCCGTGATTTTCTTACCAATGTTGGGAATTGCAAGTTTGTATGCGCCACAAATCATTACTCAAGCAGCTTTGGTAACCCTTTTTATGTTTGCCGGATTGACAGCAACAGTATTTTTCACCAATAAAGATTTTTCTTTCCTTAGAAATATTATCGTAATTGGTGGTTTTGTAGCATTAGGCGTTATTGTTGTGGGTGCAATTTTCGGCTTCAATTTGGGACTTTGGTTCTCTCTGGCGATGGTTGGATTGGCAAGTGCGAGTATTCTTTATGAGACTTACAACATCAAAAATGTTTACACAAAAGGACAATATGTTGGCGCTGCTTTGCAAATGTTCTCATCGATAATGCTTTTGTTCTGGTATATTTTGAGAATATTTTTGAGCAGAAGAGATTAG
- a CDS encoding TonB-dependent receptor plug domain-containing protein, which translates to MKLFILYLILLSSLLFAQTDSIKIDSVKTNLVDSFKNQKDIDEVTITQFSVKKLNSPISTDVYSQQFFRKNPTPNIFESIAMVNGVKPQLNCSVCNTGDIHINGLEGAYTMILIDGMPIVSSLSTVYGLSGIPNSLVDRIEITKGPASSIFGSEAMGGVINIITKNALQAPNFSADLMTGNQGEINLDIAKKVIDNKNFSSLLSINYFYFGNRIDQNKDNFTDTALQNRISVFNKWNFKRKENRLASFALRYFYEDRFGGEMQWKKENRGSDDVYGESIYTNRFELFGIYQLPTKEKLLLQYSYNYHDQNSFYGNTPYMATQKVLFLQLNWEKQLGKHNLKSGISYKSNFYDDNTPGTANSSGQNQPMKSPITGIYLEDEWEINDKNMLLLGYRYDYHKIHKSVHSPRLAWKFEPNPYNTLRLSFGTGFRVVNLFTEDHAALTGSREVIIKEDLKPEKSLNTNLSYLMKIPVNNYFINVDINGFYSYFNNKIIGDFDSQPDKIIYNNLSGHAISRGVSAEISTNWTLPIQLMFGITYMDVYQENKGDKIQQLHAPKWSGTYNLSYQFANKFSLDWTGQFYGPMRLPTVPDDFRPEYSPWFTLMNIQLTKKFDNGFEIYGGIRNLLNFTPKNPILRPFDPFDNNVDDIASNPYSYTFDTTYGYAPMQGIRTFLGIRYQIR; encoded by the coding sequence ATGAAATTATTTATTCTTTATCTTATACTTTTATCGAGTTTACTTTTTGCTCAGACGGATTCTATCAAAATTGATTCTGTCAAAACTAATTTGGTCGATTCTTTTAAAAATCAAAAAGATATTGATGAAGTCACGATAACTCAGTTTTCTGTGAAGAAATTAAATAGTCCGATTTCGACCGATGTTTATTCACAACAGTTTTTCAGGAAGAATCCGACACCTAATATTTTTGAATCGATTGCGATGGTAAATGGTGTGAAACCTCAACTCAATTGTTCGGTTTGTAATACGGGCGACATTCATATCAACGGCTTGGAAGGTGCTTATACAATGATTTTGATTGACGGAATGCCCATTGTGAGCTCACTCTCTACAGTTTATGGTTTGAGCGGAATCCCAAATAGTTTGGTTGACAGAATCGAGATTACGAAAGGTCCGGCTTCATCTATTTTCGGGTCGGAAGCAATGGGTGGCGTGATTAATATTATTACAAAAAATGCTTTGCAGGCTCCGAATTTCTCAGCGGATCTAATGACGGGAAATCAAGGTGAAATCAATCTGGACATTGCGAAAAAAGTAATTGACAATAAGAATTTTTCGAGTTTATTGAGTATCAATTATTTTTATTTCGGAAACAGAATTGATCAGAATAAAGACAATTTTACAGACACTGCCTTGCAAAACAGAATCTCTGTTTTCAACAAGTGGAATTTTAAAAGAAAGGAAAACCGATTAGCAAGTTTTGCTTTGAGATATTTTTATGAAGACAGATTCGGTGGAGAAATGCAATGGAAAAAGGAAAACCGAGGTTCTGATGATGTTTACGGCGAAAGTATTTACACCAATCGATTTGAATTATTTGGCATCTATCAATTGCCGACGAAGGAAAAACTTTTGCTCCAATATTCTTACAATTACCACGACCAAAATTCGTTTTATGGCAACACGCCTTATATGGCAACTCAGAAAGTTTTGTTTCTGCAACTTAATTGGGAGAAGCAATTGGGAAAACATAACCTGAAATCGGGAATCAGCTATAAATCAAATTTCTACGATGACAATACGCCCGGAACCGCCAATTCTTCAGGACAAAACCAACCGATGAAATCTCCGATTACAGGCATTTATTTGGAAGATGAGTGGGAAATTAATGACAAAAATATGTTGCTTTTAGGTTATAGATACGATTATCACAAGATTCACAAATCTGTGCACTCGCCGAGACTGGCTTGGAAATTTGAGCCCAATCCATACAATACTTTGAGGTTAAGTTTTGGAACAGGTTTCCGTGTAGTAAATCTTTTTACAGAAGATCACGCAGCGCTGACTGGATCGCGAGAAGTCATTATCAAAGAAGATTTGAAACCTGAAAAATCTTTAAATACAAACCTTAGTTATCTGATGAAAATCCCTGTCAATAATTATTTTATCAATGTTGATATTAATGGTTTTTACTCTTATTTCAATAATAAAATTATTGGCGATTTTGATTCTCAGCCAGACAAGATTATTTACAACAATTTATCTGGACACGCCATTTCAAGAGGAGTTTCTGCAGAAATCAGTACAAACTGGACTTTGCCAATTCAACTGATGTTTGGAATAACTTATATGGATGTTTATCAGGAAAACAAAGGTGATAAAATTCAACAATTGCACGCGCCTAAATGGAGCGGAACTTACAATTTGAGTTATCAATTTGCGAACAAATTTTCGCTGGATTGGACGGGACAATTTTATGGACCAATGCGACTGCCAACTGTTCCAGATGACTTCCGTCCGGAATATTCGCCTTGGTTTACATTGATGAATATCCAATTGACCAAGAAATTTGATAATGGGTTTGAGATTTATGGAGGCATTAGAAATCTATTAAATTTTACACCGAAAAATCCAATTCTGAGACCGTTTGACCCTTTTGATAATAATGTAGATGATATTGCGAGCAATCCGTACAGTTATACTTTCGATACGACTTATGGCTATGCGCCGATGCAGGGAATTCGGACGTTTTTGGGGATTCGTTATCAGATTAGGTAG
- a CDS encoding thioredoxin family protein, translating to MKILTFILLMISGIFNSQEVKQYGFESLPEKLEKPILIFMKTNWCSICKIQKYQMEKDLELRNLIDEKVYFITFNPEKHKESITFFGENYNYISNGNSGIHELAVEISSNKKPVYPSWILIDKDGKILFRNEGLLDNGILKLLINTLTPLSVTLNKKTF from the coding sequence ATGAAAATATTGACTTTCATATTATTAATGATTTCCGGAATTTTTAATTCGCAGGAAGTGAAGCAATATGGGTTTGAGAGTTTACCGGAAAAGTTGGAGAAACCGATTTTGATTTTTATGAAAACTAATTGGTGTTCGATTTGTAAAATTCAGAAATATCAGATGGAGAAGGATTTGGAGTTGAGAAATCTGATTGATGAAAAGGTTTATTTTATCACTTTCAATCCTGAAAAACATAAAGAATCGATTACTTTTTTTGGTGAAAATTACAATTATATTTCAAATGGAAATTCTGGGATTCACGAATTGGCGGTTGAAATTTCATCCAATAAAAAACCAGTTTATCCCAGCTGGATTTTGATTGATAAAGATGGGAAAATTTTGTTTCGAAATGAAGGATTGCTTGATAATGGGATTTTGAAATTATTGATAAACACTTTGACTCCGCTCAGTGTGACATTAAACAAAAAAACCTTCTGA
- a CDS encoding UDP-N-acetylmuramate--L-alanine ligase yields the protein MKTHFIAIGGSAMHNLAIALKDKGYQVTGSDDAIFEPSKSRLEKRGILPAELGWFPEKLTSDIDAVILGMHAHADNPELAKAKELGLKIYSYPEFLYEQSKEKTRVVIGGSHGKTTITSMILHVLNFHQKDIDYMVGAQLEGFDCMVKITEDNDFMILEGDEYLSSPIDLRSKFLLYQPNIALVSGIAWDHINVFKTFDDYVEQFRKFVASITPGGVLVYNEEDEEVVKVVQSAENYFRKIPYKTPDYEIVDGIVNLKTDMGDIPLSVFGKHNLLNMEGARFICSQLGIMEEEFYEAIMSFKGASKRLEKVERQDGGLLYKDFAHAPSKVKATVSAFAEQFSKTETFGFLELHTYSSLNPVFLEQYDHAMDGLDNAVVFYSEDALKIKRMDPISPELIKEKFKNENLKVFTNAEDLQQYWETLDKSKGAFVMMSSGNFGGLDLTK from the coding sequence TTGAAAACCCATTTTATTGCTATTGGCGGTTCTGCGATGCACAATCTTGCCATTGCGCTCAAAGATAAAGGCTATCAGGTCACAGGCTCAGACGATGCTATTTTTGAACCTTCAAAATCCAGATTGGAAAAAAGAGGGATTCTTCCTGCAGAATTAGGTTGGTTTCCGGAGAAATTGACTTCGGATATTGATGCCGTAATTCTCGGAATGCACGCCCACGCAGACAATCCCGAACTCGCAAAAGCAAAAGAATTAGGTTTGAAAATCTATTCTTATCCAGAGTTTCTCTACGAACAATCCAAAGAAAAAACCAGAGTAGTCATCGGCGGTTCCCACGGGAAAACTACCATTACATCAATGATTCTTCACGTTTTAAACTTCCATCAAAAAGACATCGATTATATGGTCGGTGCGCAGTTGGAAGGTTTTGATTGTATGGTGAAGATTACGGAGGATAATGATTTTATGATTCTTGAAGGTGACGAATATCTTTCTTCTCCGATTGATTTGCGTTCTAAGTTTTTGCTTTATCAACCTAACATTGCATTAGTTTCCGGAATTGCCTGGGATCATATCAATGTTTTCAAAACGTTTGATGATTATGTGGAACAGTTCAGAAAATTTGTTGCGAGCATTACGCCTGGTGGTGTTTTGGTTTATAACGAGGAAGATGAAGAAGTGGTAAAAGTGGTACAAAGTGCTGAAAATTATTTCCGTAAAATCCCATACAAAACACCGGATTATGAAATCGTGGATGGCATTGTGAATCTTAAAACCGATATGGGCGATATTCCACTGTCCGTTTTCGGCAAACACAATTTGTTGAATATGGAGGGTGCCAGATTCATCTGTTCGCAATTGGGAATTATGGAAGAAGAATTCTATGAAGCGATTATGAGTTTCAAAGGCGCTTCAAAAAGATTGGAGAAAGTCGAAAGGCAAGACGGAGGTTTGCTTTACAAAGATTTCGCACACGCACCAAGCAAAGTGAAGGCTACAGTTTCTGCATTTGCAGAACAATTTTCAAAAACTGAAACATTCGGATTTTTAGAATTGCACACCTACTCAAGTCTGAATCCTGTTTTCCTTGAGCAATATGACCACGCAATGGATGGCCTGGATAATGCCGTCGTTTTCTATTCCGAAGATGCTCTGAAAATCAAAAGAATGGACCCGATTTCTCCAGAATTAATAAAGGAAAAATTCAAAAATGAGAATCTGAAAGTGTTTACTAATGCAGAAGATTTACAGCAATATTGGGAAACGTTAGACAAATCAAAAGGTGCTTTTGTAATGATGAGTTCCGGTAATTTTGGCGGTCTGGATTTGACGAAATAA
- a CDS encoding SDR family oxidoreductase: MTSNNLINKTVVITGASSGVGLAAAEAFAQEGCNLVLAARGKEALENAIEICQALGGFAVGIPTDVSDFKDVEHLTGEALKISGTIDVWVNNAGVMATGKYEETPIEVIDQVIKTNLLGYMHGARSILPVFKKQKHGVLINNISIGGWMPAPYGTAYSASKYGIRGMTECLQGEVSDEPDIHICGLYPSIQKSTGNMHSAKYSGLDFKIPPTASDPKKLAAAMVEMAKNPQKSKFTDFSSLMMKGMYSIMPKPLINTTSAALRLLMKEDNETDTDGNILTPSKNPMRIYGETMLSPTKKSKNLLITGLGIAALVFLSRQLKPKA; the protein is encoded by the coding sequence ATGACATCAAACAATCTTATCAATAAAACAGTTGTTATTACCGGCGCATCGAGCGGTGTCGGTTTAGCTGCTGCAGAAGCTTTTGCACAAGAAGGCTGCAACCTGGTTCTAGCAGCTAGAGGCAAGGAAGCCCTGGAAAATGCAATAGAGATATGTCAAGCACTTGGTGGATTTGCTGTAGGAATCCCGACCGATGTTTCGGATTTCAAAGATGTTGAACATTTGACAGGAGAAGCATTAAAAATTAGCGGAACGATTGACGTTTGGGTGAATAATGCCGGCGTTATGGCAACAGGAAAATATGAAGAAACCCCGATTGAGGTAATTGACCAAGTCATCAAAACCAATTTATTAGGTTATATGCATGGTGCAAGAAGCATCTTACCAGTTTTCAAAAAACAAAAGCATGGTGTTTTGATTAATAATATTTCTATTGGTGGATGGATGCCTGCTCCTTATGGAACAGCTTATTCCGCTTCAAAATATGGAATCCGAGGAATGACGGAATGTTTACAAGGCGAAGTCTCAGATGAACCGGATATTCATATTTGTGGATTGTATCCAAGTATTCAAAAATCGACGGGAAATATGCATTCTGCAAAATATTCCGGTTTGGATTTTAAAATTCCGCCAACAGCTTCTGACCCTAAAAAATTAGCCGCGGCAATGGTAGAAATGGCAAAAAATCCTCAGAAAAGTAAATTCACAGATTTCTCTTCATTAATGATGAAGGGAATGTACAGCATTATGCCAAAACCACTTATCAACACCACTTCTGCCGCATTGAGGTTATTGATGAAAGAAGACAACGAAACAGACACAGACGGAAATATACTGACGCCTTCTAAGAATCCAATGCGAATCTATGGCGAAACAATGCTATCACCGACTAAGAAATCAAAAAATCTACTTATCACAGGCTTGGGAATCGCTGCACTTGTCTTTTTATCCAGACAACTGAAACCAAAAGCATAA
- a CDS encoding response regulator transcription factor: MKILIIEDETELAKSVAEYLSEENYLCEFAFTFYEAMYKIETFQYDCIILDIMLPDGNGLKILEELKKQNKEDGVIIVSAKNALDDKIKGLQLGADDYLTKPFHLSELMARIYSIIRRKQFNNSNIINQNELQIDLLAKTVSVNNEIIALTKKEFDLLIYFIGNKNKVISKSTLAEHLSGDFADMLDNHDFVYAHVKNLKKKLNDAGCDKYLKTVYGTGYKWISN; the protein is encoded by the coding sequence ATGAAAATCCTGATTATTGAAGACGAAACAGAATTGGCAAAAAGTGTTGCAGAATATCTTTCTGAGGAAAACTATCTGTGCGAATTTGCCTTCACTTTCTATGAAGCGATGTACAAGATTGAGACCTTCCAATATGATTGTATTATTCTGGACATTATGCTTCCAGACGGCAATGGCTTGAAAATTCTGGAAGAACTGAAAAAGCAAAATAAAGAAGACGGTGTTATTATCGTTTCTGCAAAAAATGCTCTGGACGATAAAATAAAAGGCTTGCAACTTGGTGCAGATGATTATTTGACGAAACCATTCCATTTATCGGAATTGATGGCTAGAATCTATTCTATAATCAGGAGAAAACAGTTTAATAATTCTAATATTATCAATCAAAATGAATTACAAATCGATCTTTTGGCAAAGACTGTTTCAGTCAACAATGAAATAATTGCATTAACAAAAAAAGAGTTTGATTTGCTCATTTATTTTATCGGAAACAAGAACAAAGTCATATCCAAAAGTACTTTAGCAGAACATCTTTCCGGCGATTTTGCAGATATGCTGGACAATCACGATTTTGTTTATGCCCATGTCAAAAATTTAAAGAAAAAACTGAATGACGCTGGCTGTGACAAATACTTAAAAACGGTTTATGGAACGGGGTATAAATGGATTTCTAATTAG
- a CDS encoding sensor histidine kinase, with protein sequence MENLKIIIDLKPLLSKTTKPFIIYVLIILVISIPVYYFVVDAIWKHELDEHNEIVAEKTAFQINSQKLSDRKLAETITLWNTIQPSTNIQNLEQNDDLKDRIFIIEKKHQFLHFEDIDRFRCLSKIIYLNKKPYRFNIETNIEESQETIFFISATTVILFILIVGGLLFLNRRLSKSVWKPFRETLDQLKTFSLNNQTKIEFPQTDVSEFDELNQSLSKLIEHNVSVYKTQKEFTENASHELQTPLAILKNKLDILLQNEDLTEKQYQIAEEMNRALSRSSRINKNLLLLAKIENNQFENSEIHLDKLLNQSLEILQEHFDQKNISVHSEISSDVKVNGNIGLTEVLINNLILNAIRHTLINGSISIILNNSVFEVSNSGTEKLNPDLLFKRFSRFSKDNNGSGLGLAIVKEICKSQNWKIDYKFEKNHHFFSVII encoded by the coding sequence TTGGAAAACCTGAAAATCATTATTGACTTGAAACCGCTACTTAGTAAAACCACCAAACCATTCATCATTTATGTCCTGATTATTCTGGTCATCAGCATACCGGTTTACTATTTTGTGGTAGATGCAATTTGGAAACACGAACTGGATGAACACAATGAGATTGTTGCTGAAAAAACAGCATTCCAAATCAATAGCCAGAAATTATCTGACCGGAAACTAGCCGAAACGATAACACTCTGGAACACCATCCAGCCAAGCACAAACATTCAAAATTTAGAACAAAATGATGATCTGAAAGACCGGATTTTCATTATCGAAAAAAAACATCAGTTTCTGCATTTTGAAGATATCGACAGGTTCAGGTGTTTATCGAAGATTATTTATCTCAACAAAAAACCGTATCGTTTCAACATAGAAACCAATATCGAAGAATCTCAGGAAACTATTTTTTTCATCTCCGCAACCACGGTTATTCTCTTCATTCTTATTGTCGGCGGATTGTTATTTCTCAACAGAAGACTTTCAAAATCGGTTTGGAAACCTTTTCGTGAGACTTTGGATCAACTGAAAACTTTCAGTCTTAATAATCAGACAAAAATTGAATTTCCGCAAACCGATGTCAGTGAATTTGACGAACTGAATCAATCATTAAGCAAGCTGATAGAACATAATGTTTCCGTTTATAAAACTCAGAAAGAGTTTACAGAAAATGCTTCCCACGAGTTGCAGACACCTTTGGCGATTCTGAAAAACAAACTCGATATTCTTTTGCAAAACGAAGATTTGACGGAAAAACAATATCAGATTGCCGAAGAAATGAACCGCGCTTTGTCCAGAAGTTCGAGAATCAATAAAAACCTTTTATTATTAGCAAAAATTGAAAACAATCAGTTTGAGAATTCTGAAATACATCTGGACAAATTACTTAATCAAAGCTTGGAAATTCTGCAAGAACATTTTGATCAGAAAAACATTTCCGTTCACAGCGAAATTTCTTCTGATGTAAAAGTGAATGGAAACATTGGATTAACCGAAGTTTTGATTAATAATTTGATTTTAAACGCTATCCGGCATACTCTGATTAACGGTTCGATTTCTATTATATTAAACAATTCTGTGTTCGAAGTTTCCAATTCGGGAACAGAAAAACTCAATCCTGATTTGCTGTTCAAACGGTTTTCCAGATTCTCGAAAGATAACAATGGAAGCGGACTCGGACTTGCTATTGTAAAAGAAATCTGCAAATCTCAGAATTGGAAAATCGATTATAAATTTGAAAAAAATCATCACTTTTTTTCAGTAATAATTTAA